From a region of the Theobroma cacao cultivar B97-61/B2 chromosome 8, Criollo_cocoa_genome_V2, whole genome shotgun sequence genome:
- the LOC18591618 gene encoding probable prolyl 4-hydroxylase 3: protein MAKVRHSRLQAKKWSTVMLVLSMLFMLTVVLLMLLGLGIFSLPMSTDDSPPNDLTSYRRMASERGKELGKRGEQWTEVLSWEPRAFIYHNFLSKEECEYLINLAKPHMAKSTVVDSKTGRSKDSRVRTSSGMFLRRGQDKIIRDIEKRIADYTFIPVEHGEGLQVLHYEVGQKYDAHFDYFLDEFNTKNGGQRMATMLMYLSDVEEGGETIFPAAKGNFSAVPWWNELSECGKQGLSVKPKMGDALLFWSMRPDATLDPSSLHGGCPVIMGNKWSSTKWIHVEEYKV, encoded by the exons ATGGCGAAAGTGAGACATTCTCGATTGCAAGCGAAGAAATGGTCGACAGTAATGCTTGTGCTGTCGATGTTGTTTATGTTAACGGTCGTTTTGTTGATGCTTTTGGGACTAGGGATTTTCTCTCTCCCGATGAGCACCGACGATTCTCCGCCCAATGATCTCACTTCTTATAGACGCATGGCTTCTGAAAG AGGAAAAGAGTTGGGGAAGAGAGGTGAGCAGTGGACTGAAGTCCTTTCTTGGGAGCCTAGAGCTTTCATTTATCATAACTTCTTg TCCAAGGAAGAATGCGAGTACCTAATAAATCTTGCTAAACCTCACATGGCAAAGTCCACTGTTGTTGATAGCAAAACAGGGCGGAGTAAAGATAGCAG GGTTCGTACAAGTTCAGGTATGTTTCTGAGACGAGGGCAAGATAAAATCATTAGGGACATAGAAAAAAGGATAGCAGACTACACTTTCATTCCTGTAG AGCATGGAGAAGGTCTTCAAGTTCTCCACTATGAAGTTGGACAGAAATACGATGCACACTTTGATTACTTCCTTGATGAGTTCAACACTAAAAATGGAGGCCAGCGGATGGCTACTATGCTTATGTATTT GTCAGATGTTGAAGAAGGGGGTGAGACAATATTTCCAGCAGCCAAGGGAAATTTTAGTGCTGTACCTTGGTGGAATGAATTGTCTGAATGTGGTAAACAGGGTCTTTCTGTGAAGCCGAAGATGGGTGATGCATTGCTGTTCTGGAGCATGAGGCCTGATGCGACGCTAGATCCTTCAAGTTTGCATG GTGGATGCCCTGTGATTATGGGGAACAAATGGTCCTCTACAAAGTGGATTCATGTTGAAGAATACAAGGTTTAA